One part of the Deltaproteobacteria bacterium genome encodes these proteins:
- a CDS encoding peptide MFS transporter — protein MSTETTHADWSGPRTKKTFLGHPVGLFVLFFTEMWERFSYYGMRGLLKLYMANYLFVTTRQVLQGGTTRAPGDPDAVLGWSVIRNLLPSGVNEQASVVYGWYSGLVYLTPLLGGILADRYFGQRKAVYLGAILMACGQFVLFGAENMFFVGLLLLILGNGLFKPNISTQVGSLYPPGDPRRDGAFTIFYMGINLGAFICNLVCGTLAALYGWRYGYLAAGIGMLVGLAVQLVGVKHLAPDTLAHRRAAAAAATAAPPEGFTKEEWRRIFALIILCGLNVIFWAVYEQQGNTMQTWADEQTVWPTLGSFQVPSTWFQSFNPLFIFIMAPLSTIIWAWQARRGSEPSSVAKMAIGCFILGLSFIVMVVGSRVVGTGKGSVFWPVFCTLLLTVGELYLSPVGLSLVTKVAPARIVSMMMGTWFLSSFFGNLLSGYIGALYTRMPKDYFFLLLLALGVAAGVAIWAFNKPLKQAMGAKAG, from the coding sequence ATGTCGACGGAAACCACGCACGCAGATTGGTCCGGACCTCGCACGAAGAAGACCTTCCTCGGCCACCCGGTCGGGCTCTTCGTCCTCTTCTTCACGGAGATGTGGGAGCGCTTCTCCTACTACGGCATGCGCGGGCTGCTGAAGCTCTACATGGCCAACTACCTGTTCGTCACCACGCGGCAGGTGCTCCAGGGCGGCACGACGCGGGCCCCCGGCGACCCCGACGCGGTCCTCGGCTGGAGCGTGATCCGGAACCTCCTGCCGAGCGGGGTGAACGAGCAGGCCTCGGTCGTCTACGGCTGGTACAGCGGGCTCGTCTACCTCACGCCGCTCCTCGGCGGGATTCTGGCCGACCGCTACTTCGGTCAGCGGAAGGCGGTCTACCTCGGGGCCATCCTGATGGCCTGCGGCCAGTTCGTGCTCTTCGGCGCCGAGAACATGTTCTTCGTCGGGCTGCTCCTGCTCATCCTCGGCAACGGGCTCTTCAAGCCCAACATCTCGACGCAGGTCGGGAGCCTCTATCCGCCAGGCGACCCGCGCCGGGATGGCGCCTTCACGATCTTCTACATGGGGATCAACCTGGGCGCCTTCATCTGCAACCTGGTCTGCGGCACGCTCGCCGCGCTCTACGGCTGGCGCTACGGCTATCTGGCCGCCGGCATCGGCATGCTGGTCGGGCTCGCCGTGCAGCTCGTCGGCGTGAAGCACCTCGCCCCCGACACCCTCGCCCACCGCCGGGCCGCCGCCGCCGCCGCGACCGCCGCCCCGCCCGAGGGCTTCACCAAGGAGGAGTGGCGCCGCATCTTCGCGCTCATCATCCTCTGCGGGCTGAACGTCATCTTCTGGGCCGTCTACGAGCAGCAGGGCAACACCATGCAGACCTGGGCCGACGAGCAGACCGTGTGGCCCACCCTCGGCAGCTTCCAGGTCCCGTCCACCTGGTTCCAGTCCTTCAACCCGCTCTTCATCTTCATCATGGCCCCCCTCTCGACGATCATCTGGGCCTGGCAGGCGCGCCGCGGGAGCGAGCCCTCGAGCGTGGCCAAGATGGCCATCGGCTGCTTCATCCTGGGGCTCTCCTTCATCGTGATGGTGGTCGGCTCGCGCGTCGTCGGCACCGGCAAGGGGAGCGTCTTCTGGCCGGTCTTCTGCACGCTCCTGCTCACCGTCGGCGAGCTCTACCTCTCCCCGGTCGGCCTGTCGCTCGTGACCAAGGTGGCCCCCGCCCGCATCGTGTCGATGATGATGGGCACCTGGTTCCTCTCCAGCTTCTTCGGCAACCTGCTCTCGGGCTACATCGGGGCGCTCTACACGCGCATGCCCAAGGACTACTTCTTCCTGCTCCTGCTCGCCCTCGGAGTGGCCGCGGGGGTCGCGATCTGGGCCTTCAACAAGCCGCTCAAGCAGGCCATGGGCGCGAAGGCCGGCTGA
- a CDS encoding SpoIIE family protein phosphatase — translation MNRRILVIDDNPAIHDDIRKVLMPATPRLAELSALEAELFGGEQVAGPEASFELESAFQGQQGLTLLEDAVAAHRPYAMAIVDVRMPPGWDGVETTGHLWKADPRLYVVLCTAYSDYSWDETVRALGQTERLLILKKPFDTVELLQLAHALTEKWNQKQESEAQLASLKAEATEHEERLQSLSTQLQAAAISHLEQELSIATRIQTQILPRVLQAPGLEVAARMAPVSEVGGDYYDFVPTVDGAWIGIGDVAGHGLTAGLVMLMLQSSISALVRRQPTAMPDELLAVVNEVLYDNVRQRLKKDDHATLTLLRYTRDGTVCFAGAHEELIVCRRETGACEQLETPGAWVGVRRDIRKVTTSQTLTLTPGDILLLHTDGISEARSAGGEELGVERLSREVSHVRHLPVTEILDHLFDVTDRFTKQHKDDRSLMILRYVG, via the coding sequence ATGAACCGACGGATCCTCGTCATCGACGACAACCCGGCGATCCACGACGACATCCGCAAGGTGCTGATGCCGGCGACGCCGCGCCTCGCCGAGCTCTCCGCCCTCGAGGCCGAGCTCTTCGGCGGCGAGCAGGTCGCCGGACCCGAGGCGAGCTTCGAGCTGGAGTCGGCGTTTCAGGGGCAGCAAGGACTCACGCTCCTCGAGGACGCGGTGGCCGCACATCGCCCGTACGCGATGGCCATCGTGGACGTGCGCATGCCACCGGGCTGGGACGGCGTGGAGACCACGGGCCACCTCTGGAAGGCGGACCCGCGCCTCTACGTGGTGCTCTGCACCGCCTACTCGGACTACAGCTGGGACGAGACGGTGCGCGCGCTCGGCCAGACCGAGCGGCTGCTGATCCTGAAGAAGCCCTTCGACACGGTGGAGCTGCTCCAGCTCGCCCACGCGCTGACGGAGAAGTGGAACCAGAAGCAAGAGAGCGAGGCCCAGCTCGCGAGCCTCAAGGCCGAAGCCACGGAGCACGAGGAGCGGCTGCAGTCGCTGAGCACGCAGCTCCAGGCCGCGGCGATCAGCCACCTCGAGCAGGAGCTCTCGATCGCCACGCGCATCCAGACGCAGATCCTGCCGCGCGTGCTGCAGGCCCCGGGCCTCGAGGTCGCGGCGCGCATGGCGCCGGTGAGCGAGGTGGGCGGCGACTACTACGACTTCGTGCCGACGGTAGACGGGGCCTGGATCGGCATCGGGGACGTCGCGGGGCACGGGCTGACGGCCGGGCTCGTGATGCTGATGCTCCAGAGCAGCATCTCGGCGCTCGTCAGGCGTCAGCCCACCGCGATGCCCGACGAGCTCCTTGCGGTGGTCAACGAGGTGCTCTACGACAACGTGCGCCAGCGGCTGAAGAAGGACGACCACGCCACGCTCACGCTGCTCCGCTACACGCGGGACGGGACGGTCTGCTTCGCCGGCGCGCACGAGGAGCTCATCGTCTGCCGGCGCGAGACGGGCGCGTGCGAGCAGCTCGAGACCCCCGGAGCCTGGGTAGGAGTGCGCCGCGACATCCGCAAGGTGACCACGAGCCAGACGCTCACCCTCACGCCCGGCGACATCCTGCTGCTCCACACCGACGGGATCTCCGAGGCCCGCTCGGCCGGCGGCGAGGAGCTGGGCGTGGAGCGCCTGTCCCGCGAGGTCTCGCACGTGAGGCACCTGCCGGTGACCGAGATCCTGGACCACCTCTTCGACGTGACCGACCGCTTCACCAAGCAGCACAAGGACGACCGCAGCCTGATGATCCTGCGGTACGTGGGATAG
- a CDS encoding NUDIX hydrolase, protein MTPVEPKDAATVLLARDAPGGAQLFMVRRHKGNRFMANAHVFVGGRVDEADADPATLARCTGLRPEEAAARLGLEEGARALAFYVAAVREAFEEAGVLLAEDEPGYSRSAPLRLDELREQLNAGSLAFGDFLARERLVIPADRLRYLAHWITPTFEPKRFSARFFICQVPADQQARFDPRETSAGEWLTVREILDGNREKRLQLAPPTLCILEALLPSSATAGALVAAAGDRPLPSVRPEPLMQSTALTLILPEDRRYGGGAAEAGPEHYLVLEDGVWVRYRRD, encoded by the coding sequence ATGACCCCTGTCGAACCGAAGGACGCCGCGACCGTGCTCCTCGCCCGCGACGCGCCGGGAGGAGCCCAGCTCTTCATGGTGCGCCGGCACAAGGGCAATCGCTTCATGGCCAACGCCCACGTCTTCGTCGGGGGGCGCGTGGACGAGGCGGATGCCGATCCGGCCACGCTCGCCCGCTGCACCGGGCTTCGGCCCGAGGAGGCCGCGGCGCGGCTCGGTCTCGAGGAGGGTGCGCGCGCGCTGGCCTTCTACGTGGCCGCCGTGCGCGAGGCCTTCGAGGAGGCGGGGGTGCTCCTGGCCGAGGACGAGCCGGGGTACTCGCGCTCCGCGCCGCTACGCCTCGACGAGCTCCGAGAGCAGCTCAACGCGGGGAGCCTGGCCTTCGGCGATTTTCTCGCGCGCGAGCGCCTGGTGATCCCCGCCGACCGGCTGCGCTACCTGGCCCACTGGATCACGCCCACCTTCGAGCCCAAGCGCTTCAGCGCCCGCTTCTTCATCTGTCAGGTGCCGGCCGACCAGCAGGCGCGCTTCGACCCGCGCGAGACGAGCGCCGGCGAGTGGCTGACGGTGCGCGAGATCCTCGACGGCAACCGCGAGAAGCGGCTGCAGCTCGCGCCCCCCACGCTCTGCATCCTGGAAGCGCTCCTTCCGTCGTCGGCGACCGCGGGCGCGCTCGTGGCGGCGGCTGGGGATCGACCGCTGCCCAGCGTCCGCCCCGAGCCGCTCATGCAGTCCACCGCGCTGACCCTCATCCTCCCCGAGGACCGTCGCTACGGCGGAGGCGCCGCCGAGGCCGGTCCCGAGCACTATCTCGTCCTCGAGGACGGGGTCTGGGTCCGCTACCGCCGCGACTGA
- a CDS encoding flavin reductase, with the protein MSHPAINSIFSLTNHEVWAVSAHHRGLDNAMIATWIVPATLVYDELRLVAVLSVENYTVELLRESGRFAVQMLAEGQHELLPRLGLHSGRAKDKLAGLPLARSPGGLALLEGTCGWAECVVVNAMDSGDRLVFLADVVAQGIHPGRKPLHKRDAFERLSPGQALSLVEKALLDAQRDRKLLKRFR; encoded by the coding sequence GTGAGCCACCCCGCGATCAATTCGATCTTCTCTCTGACGAACCACGAGGTCTGGGCGGTGAGCGCGCACCATCGCGGGCTCGACAACGCCATGATCGCCACCTGGATCGTGCCGGCCACGCTGGTCTACGACGAGCTGCGCCTGGTGGCCGTGCTCTCGGTCGAGAACTACACGGTGGAGCTCCTGCGCGAGAGCGGGCGCTTCGCCGTGCAGATGCTCGCCGAGGGGCAGCACGAGCTCCTGCCGCGGCTCGGGCTCCATTCGGGGCGCGCGAAGGACAAGCTCGCGGGCCTGCCGCTCGCGCGTAGCCCCGGCGGACTCGCGCTGCTCGAGGGGACCTGCGGCTGGGCCGAGTGCGTCGTGGTGAACGCGATGGACAGCGGCGACCGGCTCGTCTTTCTCGCCGACGTGGTCGCGCAGGGGATTCATCCCGGGCGCAAGCCGCTGCACAAGCGCGACGCGTTCGAGCGGCTCTCACCGGGGCAGGCCCTCTCGCTGGTCGAGAAGGCGCTCCTCGACGCGCAGCGCGATCGCAAGCTGCTCAAGCGCTTTCGCTAG
- a CDS encoding DUF4139 domain-containing protein has product MRRHTRWLCALAVLGGCATTGERRADDLKVTRAVLYQNGIGYFERQGTVEGQEIRLRILPAQIADVLKSLTVVDLGTGRAVNIALPVEKTRARLLAALPEQVRESGGLVGIARAFRGARATVRGKEGKATGRLVGVEQLGDEEHATWRLTVLTDDGTLHSFDATGVTELQVQDRTLEVGLRKALDVSLDEGSWKPVELVVHLTGPTPHQLLVSYVVEMPTWKPAYRVVLSKGQANGLLQGWAVVDNVSGEDWNRVWLSLTAGTPLTFAYDLYTPRFVRRSDLSPQQEAVAEAPPPATGSAGPADQPAAEPEAESKVAEADEGRKEEGDYRRYKKKAKGAMRSPARPRGAGSGAGMRGDMMARAEAQEKPAAPPPPRMSSELLEKSFSALVAGAQVGSLFRYDIEAPVTIKDRQSALVSILNKRVPAEDVLLFRVDSSANTPYRAVRLTNTTGYVLEKGPVAIYRDGSFVGEAVGGQVEASSSTFIPYSVDGRVLVTLDDQVRDESARLVRIVNGQLTVEAKQVAVHKYTVHNRTGEAATLFVQRQHRVGWKLTQPDKGVLIEKDYYFAPVRLAEKGKTTFEVREETPVRRWAEIFSHEGQQAIRLYLKDPSADPKLTEQLKQALKLQEELSKLEDELERLRREKNAFSERQTQVRENLKLLGKALRNQDLAKKLTATLLELEGKLNDVTRKLVAKDMQRATLRDRVTVILKSVTLETK; this is encoded by the coding sequence ATGCGACGACACACGAGATGGCTCTGCGCGCTGGCCGTCCTGGGCGGCTGCGCCACGACCGGGGAGCGACGCGCCGACGATCTGAAGGTCACACGGGCGGTGCTCTATCAGAACGGCATCGGCTACTTCGAACGGCAAGGGACCGTCGAGGGGCAGGAGATCCGGCTGCGCATCTTGCCGGCGCAGATCGCGGACGTGCTCAAGTCGCTGACGGTCGTGGACCTGGGCACGGGCCGGGCGGTGAACATCGCGCTGCCGGTGGAGAAGACGCGGGCGCGGCTCCTCGCGGCGCTCCCCGAGCAGGTGCGCGAGAGCGGCGGGCTCGTGGGCATCGCGCGGGCCTTTCGCGGGGCGCGGGCCACCGTGCGGGGCAAGGAGGGGAAGGCCACGGGCCGCCTCGTGGGCGTCGAGCAGCTCGGCGACGAGGAGCACGCGACCTGGCGCCTGACGGTGCTGACCGACGACGGTACGCTGCACAGCTTCGACGCCACGGGCGTGACCGAGCTGCAGGTGCAGGACCGGACGCTCGAGGTCGGCCTGCGCAAGGCGCTCGACGTCTCGCTCGACGAGGGGAGCTGGAAGCCGGTCGAGCTGGTGGTGCACCTCACGGGCCCGACGCCGCACCAGCTCCTCGTGAGCTACGTGGTGGAGATGCCGACCTGGAAGCCGGCCTACCGCGTGGTCCTGAGCAAGGGGCAGGCGAACGGGCTGCTGCAGGGCTGGGCCGTGGTGGACAACGTCTCGGGCGAGGACTGGAACCGCGTCTGGCTCTCGCTCACCGCCGGGACGCCGCTCACCTTCGCCTACGATCTCTACACGCCGCGCTTCGTGCGCCGCTCCGACCTCTCGCCGCAGCAGGAGGCGGTGGCCGAGGCGCCCCCTCCCGCGACGGGGAGCGCGGGTCCCGCCGACCAGCCGGCGGCCGAGCCCGAGGCCGAGTCCAAGGTGGCCGAGGCCGACGAGGGTCGCAAAGAAGAGGGGGACTACCGGCGGTACAAGAAGAAGGCCAAGGGGGCGATGCGCTCGCCGGCCCGCCCGAGGGGCGCGGGTTCCGGCGCCGGGATGCGAGGCGACATGATGGCGCGCGCCGAGGCTCAGGAGAAGCCCGCTGCCCCGCCGCCGCCGCGCATGAGCTCGGAGCTGCTCGAGAAGAGCTTCTCGGCGCTCGTGGCGGGGGCGCAGGTGGGGAGCCTCTTTCGCTACGACATCGAGGCGCCGGTGACGATCAAGGACCGCCAGAGCGCGCTCGTGTCGATCCTCAACAAGCGCGTTCCCGCCGAGGACGTGCTGCTCTTTCGCGTGGACAGCTCGGCGAACACGCCCTACCGCGCGGTCCGGCTGACCAACACGACGGGCTACGTGCTCGAGAAGGGGCCGGTCGCGATCTACCGCGACGGGAGCTTCGTCGGAGAGGCCGTGGGGGGCCAGGTCGAGGCCTCGAGCTCCACCTTCATCCCGTACTCGGTGGACGGGCGCGTGCTCGTCACGCTCGACGACCAGGTGCGGGACGAGAGCGCGCGCCTCGTGCGCATCGTGAACGGGCAGCTCACCGTCGAGGCCAAGCAGGTCGCGGTGCACAAGTACACCGTGCACAACCGCACCGGCGAAGCGGCGACGCTCTTCGTGCAGCGCCAGCACCGCGTGGGGTGGAAGCTCACGCAGCCCGACAAGGGGGTCCTGATCGAGAAGGACTACTACTTCGCGCCGGTGCGCCTGGCCGAGAAGGGGAAGACCACCTTCGAGGTGCGCGAGGAGACGCCCGTCCGACGGTGGGCCGAGATCTTCTCGCACGAGGGGCAGCAGGCGATCCGCCTCTATCTGAAGGACCCGAGCGCCGACCCCAAGCTCACCGAGCAGCTCAAGCAGGCGCTGAAGCTTCAGGAGGAGCTCTCGAAGCTCGAGGACGAGCTCGAGCGGCTGCGGCGCGAGAAGAACGCCTTCAGCGAGCGGCAGACCCAGGTGCGCGAGAACCTCAAGCTCCTCGGCAAGGCGCTCCGCAACCAGGACCTGGCGAAGAAGCTCACGGCGACGCTCCTCGAGCTGGAGGGCAAGCTCAACGACGTGACGCGCAAGCTGGTGGCCAAGGACATGCAGCGGGCCACGCTCCGGGACCGGGTGACGGTGATCCTGAAGTCGGTCACGCTCGAGACGAAGTAG